The segment TCTGCGGGCCCTTGGACTGGAAGCCGGGCTGCGCACCAAAGAGGCCGTGCAGGGGCAGGCCGTGGTGTTGCGTGATTTTGCAAATGGCGCAGAGGTGGCACGGTTGCCGTTGGACCGGTTGCCAAAGACACAACGCTACTATTTTGTGCATCGGACTGATTTGATTGACCTTCTGGCGGGGGCCGCGAAACGGGCCAACGTGACCTTTGAAATGGGCGCGCAGGTTGCCAGCATTCGCCCCGGTAAGGTGCCGCAGGTCCAGATGACCGATGGCAGCACACGCCGCGCCGAACTTGTGGTGGCCGCGGATGGGATTCATTCAGTGGCGCGGCCCGCATTGAATGGACCCGATAGGGCGGTGTTTTCCGGTCAGGTGGCGTGGCGCGCTGTGGTGCCCAATGAAATCAACCATCCGCCCGCGGCGCAGGTGCATATGGGCGCGGGCCGGCATCTGGTCAGCTATCCCTTGCGGGGAGGCCGGTTGATTAATCTGGTGGCGGTAGAAGAACGCGACGGTTGGGCGGCCGAAGGTTGGCACCATGCGGATGATCCGTCCAATGTAAAAAACGCCTTTTCGGGTTTTGGCGGCGATGCGGCGCGGATGATCAATGCCGTTAAGCATGTGACGCTTTGGGGGTTGCATTTGCATCCGGTGGCGTCCGTCTGGCAGCAGCAAGGCGTGGCTTTGCTGGGGGACGCCGCCCATCCGACACTTCCGTTTTTGGCCCAAGGGGCGAATATGGCCTTGGAAGATGCGTGGGTCCTCGCGGATCAGGCCATGCACGGGCAGGGTGACTGGCTAGCCGGCTATCAACAGCGCCGCGAGGCGCGGGTCCGGCGGGTGATCGGCGCGGCGGAAAAGAACGCGCAGCGCTATCACATGCGTGCCGGACCGATGCGAAGCCTTGCCCATCTCGGTCTCAAACTCGGCAGTCGCCTTGCGCCGTCAAAGATGTTGGGGGCGTTCAACTGGCTCTATGGCCATGACGTCACACGCCCCCGTAAACCCTAGGGTTTTGCCCGCTGCACCATGCCGAACAGATCGCGCGGATCGTCGGGATCAGCCAGCAGATCAAGCGGGTGAAACAGCCCCGTATCGGCAATGCGGTCGCGCACATAGCGCAGCGCCGAAAAATCCTCGATTGCAAAGCCGACACTGTCAAACAAGGTGATCTGTTTGTCGTCCGTGCGCCCCTTGGCGGCACCGGTCAGCACTTCCCAGAATTCCGTGACGGGGTGATCGGCATCCATCTGCTGGATCTCGCCCTCTATCCGCGTCTGTTCAGGGTATTCCACAAAGATTTCAGCGCGGCGCAGGATCGCAGGTGCCAGTTCCGTCTTGCCGGGGCAATCCCCGCCGATGGCATTGATGTGCACGCCTGCGCCGACCATATTGTCGGTCAGGATGGTGGCATACTGCTTGTCCGCGGTGCAGGTGGTGATGATCTGCGCGCCTTCCATCGCGTCTTGTGCGCTTTCGCAGGAGGTCACGCGCAGACCTAGCCCTGCAAGGTTCGCGGCGCATTTCGCAGTTGCCGCAGGGTCGATGTCATAAAGACGCACTTCCTCGATGCCGACGATGGTTTTCATGGCGAGACTTTGAAATTCCGACTGCGTGCCATTGCCGATCATCGCCATGACCTTGGCGTTTTTCGGGGCAAGCACCCGCGCAACCAAGGCAGATGTCGCCGCCGTGCGCAGCGCCGTCAGCAGGGTCATTTCACTCAACAGGACAGGATAGCCGGACGCCACATCCGCCAGCAGGCCAAAGGCCGTGACCGTTTGCAGGCCGTCCGCCGTGTTGGAAGGATGGCCGTTCACATATTTGAACCCGTAAACATCGCCGTCCGAGGTCGGCATCAATTCGATCACGCCGCTCTCGGAATGACTGGCCACGCGCGGTGTCTTGTCAAACAGTTCCCAGCGTTTGAAATCGGTTTCGATATAGTCAGCGATGCCGCGCAACATCTCTTCGATTCCAACGTGATGCACCAGTTTCATCATGTGATCGACAGAGACAAAAGGCACCAGCGCCTTGGACGACGGTTTGAGGTTTGTCATAAGAATATCCTTTA is part of the Sulfitobacter geojensis genome and harbors:
- a CDS encoding FAD-dependent monooxygenase yields the protein MNISNAVVVGGGIGGLAVAAALARGGVAVTVLEQANALREVGAGLQVSPNGLAVLRALGLEAGLRTKEAVQGQAVVLRDFANGAEVARLPLDRLPKTQRYYFVHRTDLIDLLAGAAKRANVTFEMGAQVASIRPGKVPQVQMTDGSTRRAELVVAADGIHSVARPALNGPDRAVFSGQVAWRAVVPNEINHPPAAQVHMGAGRHLVSYPLRGGRLINLVAVEERDGWAAEGWHHADDPSNVKNAFSGFGGDAARMINAVKHVTLWGLHLHPVASVWQQQGVALLGDAAHPTLPFLAQGANMALEDAWVLADQAMHGQGDWLAGYQQRREARVRRVIGAAEKNAQRYHMRAGPMRSLAHLGLKLGSRLAPSKMLGAFNWLYGHDVTRPRKP
- a CDS encoding ornithine cyclodeaminase, which codes for MTNLKPSSKALVPFVSVDHMMKLVHHVGIEEMLRGIADYIETDFKRWELFDKTPRVASHSESGVIELMPTSDGDVYGFKYVNGHPSNTADGLQTVTAFGLLADVASGYPVLLSEMTLLTALRTAATSALVARVLAPKNAKVMAMIGNGTQSEFQSLAMKTIVGIEEVRLYDIDPAATAKCAANLAGLGLRVTSCESAQDAMEGAQIITTCTADKQYATILTDNMVGAGVHINAIGGDCPGKTELAPAILRRAEIFVEYPEQTRIEGEIQQMDADHPVTEFWEVLTGAAKGRTDDKQITLFDSVGFAIEDFSALRYVRDRIADTGLFHPLDLLADPDDPRDLFGMVQRAKP